One genomic segment of Deinococcus sp. HSC-46F16 includes these proteins:
- a CDS encoding GNAT family N-acetyltransferase, which yields MRSLRPGDEEAAVRWAADAEFCRAAGWTVGLAGRVVRRHWQGIIAGTGPDFRRWGVEYGGRLVGYVDLADLSDTSGEFGIAIGERELWGQGVGTRAGQLLLAHAFGDLGLQTVTAEVHRPNLPSHALMRRLGFSEVGEGGPDGYRGERVPTVWYALERENWASLRP from the coding sequence CTGCGCTCCCTGCGCCCCGGTGACGAGGAAGCCGCCGTGCGCTGGGCCGCCGACGCCGAGTTCTGCCGGGCGGCGGGTTGGACGGTGGGGCTGGCCGGGCGGGTGGTGCGGCGGCACTGGCAGGGCATCATCGCGGGAACGGGACCGGATTTCCGGCGCTGGGGCGTGGAGTACGGCGGACGGCTCGTCGGCTATGTAGACCTCGCGGATCTGAGCGACACGTCGGGTGAGTTCGGCATTGCCATCGGGGAGCGGGAACTGTGGGGTCAAGGTGTAGGGACGCGAGCGGGTCAGCTCCTGCTCGCGCACGCCTTCGGTGACCTCGGCTTGCAGACCGTGACCGCCGAGGTCCACCGCCCCAACCTGCCCTCGCACGCGCTGATGCGGCGGCTGGGCTTTTCCGAAGTGGGGGAGGGCGGGCCGGACGGGTACCGGGGTGAGCGGGTGCCGACGGTGTGGTACGCGCTGGAGCGGGAAAACTGGGCTAGTCTCCGCCCATGA
- a CDS encoding sulfurtransferase produces MDYAKDVLVSTEWVAEHLNTPGIRLVEVDEDILLYETGHIPGAVKIDWQGDFWHPQEREFISAEELSALLGRLGIQPGDQIVLYGDKSNWWAAYAYWFLSYNGVQNLKLMNGGRQKWVAEGRELTTDVSSFEPTKYPALRRDESLRAYRDEVKAHIEAVRAGQGAMVDVRSPDEFSGKVTHMPNYPQEGVLRGGHIPGARNIPWARATNEDGTFKSADELRALYEGEGVTPDKDVIAYCRIAERSSHSWFVLRELLGYPKVRNYDGSWTEWGNAVGLPIEKTYSEA; encoded by the coding sequence ATGGACTATGCAAAAGACGTGCTGGTGAGCACCGAGTGGGTTGCCGAGCACCTGAACACCCCCGGTATCCGCCTCGTGGAAGTGGACGAGGACATCCTGCTGTACGAGACCGGGCATATTCCCGGCGCCGTGAAGATCGACTGGCAGGGCGACTTCTGGCATCCCCAGGAGCGTGAGTTTATCAGCGCCGAGGAGCTGTCGGCGTTGTTGGGTCGGCTCGGCATCCAGCCCGGCGACCAGATCGTCCTGTACGGCGACAAGAGCAACTGGTGGGCGGCCTACGCCTACTGGTTCCTGAGCTACAACGGCGTCCAGAACCTCAAGTTGATGAACGGCGGGCGCCAGAAGTGGGTCGCGGAAGGCCGCGAGCTGACGACCGACGTGTCCTCCTTCGAGCCGACCAAGTACCCTGCCCTGCGCCGCGACGAGAGCCTGCGGGCCTACCGCGACGAAGTCAAGGCCCACATCGAAGCCGTCCGCGCGGGCCAGGGCGCGATGGTGGATGTTCGCAGCCCCGACGAGTTCTCGGGCAAGGTCACCCACATGCCCAACTATCCGCAAGAAGGCGTGCTGCGCGGCGGCCACATCCCCGGCGCCCGCAACATCCCCTGGGCGCGGGCCACGAACGAGGACGGCACCTTCAAGAGCGCGGACGAGCTGCGGGCGCTGTACGAGGGCGAGGGCGTGACTCCCGACAAGGACGTGATCGCCTACTGCCGCATCGCGGAGCGAAGCAGCCACTCGTGGTTCGTGCTGCGCGAGCTGTTGGGCTACCCCAAGGTTCGCAACTACGACGGCTCGTGGACCGAGTGGGGCAACGCGGTGGGCCTGCCCATCGAGAAGACGTACTCGGAGGCGTAA
- a CDS encoding SufE family protein produces MTDAAPLPEKLQQIVSLFKSAPKPLRLQALLEYSKKLPPLPEKYVEHPEFLQPVPECASPFFLVTERDEDGGVNMYFKVPEEAPTVRGYAGILHEALQGEKPETILNIPDQFYMDMGLTELITPMRLRGMGAILMRLKNEVREGA; encoded by the coding sequence ATGACCGACGCGGCCCCCCTTCCCGAAAAGCTCCAGCAGATCGTGAGCCTGTTCAAGTCCGCGCCCAAGCCGCTGCGCCTCCAGGCCCTGCTGGAATACAGCAAGAAGCTCCCGCCCCTGCCCGAGAAGTACGTCGAGCACCCCGAGTTCCTCCAACCGGTGCCCGAGTGCGCCAGCCCCTTTTTCCTGGTGACCGAGCGTGACGAGGACGGCGGCGTGAACATGTACTTCAAGGTGCCGGAGGAAGCCCCCACCGTGCGCGGCTACGCGGGCATCCTGCACGAGGCGCTTCAGGGCGAGAAGCCCGAGACGATCCTGAATATTCCGGACCAGTTCTACATGGACATGGGCCTGACCGAACTCATCACACCGATGCGCCTGCGCGGCATGGGCGCGATTCTGATGCGGCTGAAGAACGAGGTGCGGGAAGGCGCATAG
- the rdgB gene encoding RdgB/HAM1 family non-canonical purine NTP pyrophosphatase yields the protein MRVVVATGNAGKVREIGAALSGLGWTLEGLGGLPLPEETGATYEENAALKACAASMTTRLPALADDSGLEVEALNGQPGVYSARFGNRNSDLERNLYLLEQLRRAPTRRAKFVSVIVLAYPDGHVESYRGELPGTLLEGPRGENGFGYDPLFVPDGGTRTLAEMTLEEKQAISHRGRALAALREAHRNGPPPREVKGAE from the coding sequence ATGCGGGTGGTCGTGGCGACCGGGAACGCGGGAAAGGTGCGCGAGATCGGCGCGGCCTTATCTGGCCTGGGATGGACCTTGGAGGGCCTCGGCGGGCTGCCTCTGCCCGAGGAGACGGGCGCGACCTACGAGGAAAACGCGGCCCTGAAAGCCTGCGCCGCCTCAATGACCACCCGCCTCCCCGCCCTGGCCGACGACTCGGGGCTGGAGGTCGAAGCGCTGAACGGGCAGCCTGGCGTCTACAGCGCCCGCTTCGGAAACAGAAACAGCGACCTGGAGCGCAACCTCTACCTGCTGGAGCAACTGCGCCGCGCCCCCACCCGCCGGGCGAAGTTCGTCTCGGTGATCGTCCTGGCCTATCCCGACGGCCACGTCGAGAGCTACCGGGGCGAGCTGCCCGGCACCCTGTTGGAAGGTCCGCGCGGCGAGAACGGCTTCGGCTACGACCCTCTCTTCGTCCCCGACGGCGGAACCCGCACCCTGGCCGAGATGACCCTGGAGGAAAAGCAGGCGATCAGCCACCGGGGCCGGGCGCTCGCGGCCCTGCGGGAAGCGCACCGCAACGGGCCGCCGCCGCGCGAGGTGAAGGGGGCGGAATAG